In Methanobacterium sp., a single window of DNA contains:
- a CDS encoding archease produces MDKKENKRKFEFFDVTADVGFRAYGTSIDETFQNAALAMFEVMTDTTHINPQIKRNITLESEDLQALLYDWLSELLFIHDYESLVFSQFNVKITKTADGSLTLHAEIEGDEFNQAIHEVRDEVKAVTFHLMEIKKENGFMVQVILDT; encoded by the coding sequence GTGGATAAAAAAGAAAACAAAAGGAAATTCGAATTTTTTGATGTAACTGCCGATGTGGGTTTCCGGGCTTATGGTACTAGTATAGATGAGACTTTCCAGAACGCTGCCCTGGCCATGTTCGAAGTCATGACTGACACCACCCACATTAATCCACAAATTAAGCGAAACATAACCCTGGAATCAGAAGACTTGCAAGCCCTCCTATATGACTGGTTAAGTGAATTGTTATTCATCCATGATTATGAATCACTGGTTTTTTCTCAGTTCAACGTTAAAATAACCAAGACTGCTGATGGAAGTTTAACTTTGCATGCTGAGATTGAAGGGGATGAATTCAATCAAGCCATCCATGAAGTTAGAGATGAAGTTAAGGCAGTCACCTTCCACCTAATGGAAATCAAGAAGGAAAATGGGTTCATGGTCCAAGTGATTTTAGATACATAG